A window of Cryptomeria japonica chromosome 3, Sugi_1.0, whole genome shotgun sequence contains these coding sequences:
- the LOC131037305 gene encoding LRR receptor-like serine/threonine-protein kinase FLS2: MAPLFFFPVMMLSISIFSISALPHSLNHQHQQQLLLQFKDAISHNHTSLLDWNPHRPLCNWSGVTCDLSSHSVIALNLSHMNLDGTISSVIGNLSSLRSLDLSNNALTGHIPPQLGQLFRLEKLWLYRNQLQGTIPTFFSACRSLYDLELSHNQLRGSVPPELSRLTRLKYLYLGGNNLTGTIPHSLGNLSALAELYLGDSDLTGTIPQILGNLSALVILELDNSHLTGTIPRELGKLTHLQVLLLFKNNLSGTIPTSLGNLSKLRDLELSYNELTGTIPRELGMLTHLQVLYLWKNNLSGTIPTSLGNLSKLSELELQENNLIGTIPRELGMLTHLQIIYLYKNNLSGTIPSSLENLSKMRELDLSENGLIGPIPPELGMLTQLKLLHLFKNYLTGTIPSSLGNLLKLRQLAFSENQLSGKIPDSLGSLHQLRRLYLRHNKLTGEIPVSLEGCWMLERLHLSYNKLWGRIPR, translated from the coding sequence ATGGCCCCTCTTTTCTTCTTCCCTGTGATGATGCTTTCCATCTCCATCTTTTCAATCTCCGCTCTTCCTCACTCTCTCAATCATCAACACCAACAGCAATTGCTCTTGCAATTCAAAGATGCCATTTCCCACAATCACACTTCTCTGCTCGATTGGAATCCTCATAGACCCCTCTGCAATTGGTCTGGTGTTACCTGCGATCTCTCCTCTCACTCTGTGATTGCCCTCAATTTATCCCACATGAATTTAGATGGCACCATCTCTTCTGTCATAGGGAATCTCTCTTCTCTTCGATCCCTCGATCTCTCTAACAATGCCCTCACTGGTCACATTCCACCTCAACTCGGCCAACTTTTCCGTTTGGAGAAACTCTGGTTGTACCGCAATCAATTACAAGGAACGATTCCCACCTTTTTCTCCGCTTGCCGGAGTTTGTATGACCTGGAACTCTCTCATAACCAACTGCGTGGAAGCGTTCCGCCAGAGTTGAGTCGCCTCACACGTCTGAAGTATCTTTACTTAGGAGGAAACAATCTCACAGGTACCATTCCCCATTCCTTAGGAAATCTCTCCGCTTTAGCTGAATTGTATTTGGGAGACAGTGATCTCACGGGTACCATTCCCCAAATCTTGGGAAATTTGTCTGCCTTAGTTATATTGGAACTGGACAATAGTCATCTCACAGGTACCATTCCCCGTGAATTGGGCAAGCTTACTCATCTGCAGGTTCTTCTCCTTTTTAAGAACAACTTATCAGGCACCATTCCCACCTCTTTAGGAAATCTCTCTAAATTGAGAGATTTAGAATTATCATACAATGAACTCACAGGTACCATTCCCCGTGAATTGGGCATGCTCACTCACCTGCAGGTTCTTTACCTCTGGAAAAATAACTTATCAGGCACCATTCCCACCTCTTtaggaaatctctcaaaattgtcTGAGTTGGAATTGCAGGAAAATAATCTTATAGGTACCATTCCCCGTGAATTGGGCATGCTCACTCATCTGCAGATTATTTATCTTTATAAGAATAACTTATCAGGCACCATTCCCAGCTCTttagaaaatctctcaaaaatgaGAGAATTAGACTTGTCTGAAAATGGTCTCATAGGCCCCATTCCTCCTGAATTGGGCATGCTCACTCAGCTTAAATTGCTTCATCTTTTCAAAAATTACTTAACAGGAACCATTCCGAGCTCTTTAGGAAATCTCTTAAAATTGAGACAATTAGCCTTTTCAGAAAACCAGCTTAGTGGAAAAATACCAGATTCTCTCGGTAGCCTTCACCAGCTAAGACGTCTTTATCTACGTCACAACAAGTTAACAGGGGAGATCCCTGTTAGTTTAGAAGGTTGTTGGATGTTGGAGAGGCTTCACTTATCCTACAATAAACTATGGGGAAGGATACCTCGTTGA